The Rhodopirellula halodulae genome includes the window CGACCGCAACCAGAGCAAACTCCTATTGAGACCGTCGTTGAATCGAAAGGTGGTGATGAAACCACGTCTGCTGACGCGAACGAAAAGATTCAATGGAAGCGGCAAATTGCCACCGTTGTTTCGCAAAGGGACGCGGATTCGTTGAGCAAAATCGCTCGACAAGTGATGCTCAGCCCCGCTGCCGACGCCGAACTCTACGAGTCCTTGGGCGAAGCTTGGCAGGTCATGGGCAATCCCGGGAAAGCAATCGAAATGTTCGATGCGGCGTTGGAGGTCGCAGATGAACCGACCGCGGACTTGTTTGAGAAGACGGGCCACGCTTACATGGCTGTGGGACGAACCTTCGACACGATCGAACTGATGAAGCGGTGTGTCAAGCAGCACCCAGACGATGCGAAACGTCGTGTCGATTTGGTGGGGTTGATGATCGCGCAAGCGTTGGAGCGTGATGCGATGGTGCACCTGCAACACTTGATCCAGCGTGGACAAGCGGGAATCTCTGAACTGGTCATCGCCAGTGACGCGTCGCGGCCTCAAGCTGACGAGCAGATGAGCGAGCAAGCATTGAAACTCAACCCGAGCGATTTGCGGCCGAAGTACGCTTTGACACGTTTTGATGCCTACAAGCATCGCTGGCAGGTCGTGAAAGACGGGCTCATTCCAGTGGTGCAGAAACATCCTGATTTCACACCCGCGTGGGCCTACCTGACGCGAGCCGCCGTGGAAACAAATGATCGCGAAACGCTTGCGAAAATTTCCTCCCGGGCTTTCAACGCTGACTACGAAAGTCACCCTCAGGTTTGGATCGCTCGAGGGGTCTGGGCGAATCGAAACGGCGATTCGGATCTTGCTTCCGCTGCTTTTGCCGAGGCTGTCCGGTTGGATCCGAATCACCACGAAGCGTTGACAAAATTGACGACCGCGTTGGCCAAGTCTGGCGATCTGCAGCTAAGTCAAAAGGTGTCGGTTCGTGCGGGGCAAGTGAACGAGCTTCGTGATGCCGTGGATGGCTTTCTTGGATGGCGCCGAAACTCACAGCGATTGGCAATGATTGTTGCGGAAAAATTGCAGCAACTTGGACGGCAATGGGAAGCGGTGGTTTGGCTCCGCGCCGCGTTTACATTGCCTCAGGATCCCGCTGAAAATGTGAAGCAGGCGTATCTCGACGCCAGGGCGAAGTTAACGAGCAACACCCCGTGGCAAACCTTCGATGGCGAATGGTTACCAGAATCGAACGAGACCAAAGCGATGCTCGCGAAAGCGAAGGAGTCCGGATGGTTTATGAAAACGTCGGCGGGCAGTGGGGAATCGTCCATCGCCGCGGATTCGAACCCCAAACGCCAGCCGCCAAAGCAGCCTGTCGCGCAGAGAGGTTATCGACTGGAGGACGAGGCAAATCAGCGCGGTCTGGTGCATACCGTTGGGCTCAATCGTCCTCGTTCGAAAGATGGACTGTGGCTTTGGCAGTCAGGGCTCGGAGGAGCGGGGGTATTGGACTTTGACTTGGATGGTTGGCCAGACCTGCATTTGACCTCGGCAGGCGGTGTGGAGGGTGGGCTCCCCGGTGACCGGAACGGGACGCCGAATACGACTGTTCGGAATGTGCGAGGACACTATGTTGATGTTTCCGAAGCGACCGGTCTGGCCGATCCCGGGTACACGCAGGGCGTTGGTGTGGGTGACTTCAACGCGGATGGATTTCCAGACTGTTTGATTGCAAACATCGGGTTCAACACGCTTTACTTGAACAACGGCGACGGCACGTTCGCTGATGTGACGACGTGGATGTTGAAGCAGCCTGAACGCTACGTCGACGACACGGGTAAATCCATCGTGCAAGTGGGCACGGATTCACGGCACACCTGGACATCGTCAACCGCGATTGCTGATGTGGACCATGATGGACTGTCGGATCTCATCGAAGTCAATTACTGCGGGGGGCCGACTCCTTACCAGCAACGCTGCATGGATGAGACCGCTCGCGAGTACCGTTCTTGTCAGCCAATCTCGTTCCCAGCGGAGCGAGACCGAGTCCATCGTAACCGCGGTGTGATTTCAGGCGGGGAACTGTTCGAAGATCGTTCGGCGGATTG containing:
- a CDS encoding FG-GAP-like repeat-containing protein, with protein sequence MMKFSGVATAILGWMILLGCQPSNRPQPEQTPIETVVESKGGDETTSADANEKIQWKRQIATVVSQRDADSLSKIARQVMLSPAADAELYESLGEAWQVMGNPGKAIEMFDAALEVADEPTADLFEKTGHAYMAVGRTFDTIELMKRCVKQHPDDAKRRVDLVGLMIAQALERDAMVHLQHLIQRGQAGISELVIASDASRPQADEQMSEQALKLNPSDLRPKYALTRFDAYKHRWQVVKDGLIPVVQKHPDFTPAWAYLTRAAVETNDRETLAKISSRAFNADYESHPQVWIARGVWANRNGDSDLASAAFAEAVRLDPNHHEALTKLTTALAKSGDLQLSQKVSVRAGQVNELRDAVDGFLGWRRNSQRLAMIVAEKLQQLGRQWEAVVWLRAAFTLPQDPAENVKQAYLDARAKLTSNTPWQTFDGEWLPESNETKAMLAKAKESGWFMKTSAGSGESSIAADSNPKRQPPKQPVAQRGYRLEDEANQRGLVHTVGLNRPRSKDGLWLWQSGLGGAGVLDFDLDGWPDLHLTSAGGVEGGLPGDRNGTPNTTVRNVRGHYVDVSEATGLADPGYTQGVGVGDFNADGFPDCLIANIGFNTLYLNNGDGTFADVTTWMLKQPERYVDDTGKSIVQVGTDSRHTWTSSTAIADVDHDGLSDLIEVNYCGGPTPYQQRCMDETAREYRSCQPISFPAERDRVHRNRGVISGGELFEDRSADWLQRCDPGRGLGVLVGQLDGTLGLDIYVSNDMTANHFWHFDPLSGSLQEQATIRGVAFNHQSAAEASMGIAAADADGDLDLDLYLTHFTDESNTFYEQTRPGLFEDKTEANRLGESSRDMLGFGTQFVDLDGDRVDELVVANGHIDDFSHDGLRYEMPAQLLALNPENHWEWVAGDSVGPHFDESRMGRAMAILDADRDGRNDLVVTDLFRPTALLMNRTPQQSVSLQVRVVGTRSERDAIGTTVIAKTSAGKQMRQRMAGSGYQCSNESLLTFAIPDGDPDIELDVVWPSGLEQSVRVSANERELLLIEPLTGE